The region TGCCTATCGATATTGAAAATTGTCTGGATGCATACGAAAAGGGTGATGCAGACATCGTTATCACAGTTTCGGAGGCCAATCGCAGCCCCTACTTCAATATGGTGAAAACAAATGAGGACGGCACGGTTAGTTTGGTCATTCCTCCCCAAACGGCAATAACACGCCGTCAGGATGTGCCCGTCGTTTACGACATGGCCACTGTCGCATATGTTGCCCGGCCAGAATTTGTTTTAACACATCATGCCGTATTTGAAGGGCGCGTAAAGGCAGTGATAGTGCCGAAAGATAGGGCGGTTGATATTGATACGCTACTGGATTTTCAGATGGCTGAATGTTTATTAAGCTTCAAAGGAACATCGTGTTAGGCGTTTCTGAAATCTGGAACCGAATTAGATTCTGGCGAAATGCAGATCGAATTGGACCAGATATTTTATTCACACATTGGCGCTTATATTTCAGAAGCACCATGAGAAAGCTGTGCGTGCAAAAGTTTAAATATTTTGGCGAAGGGTCAGAATTTAGACCTGGCTCATACGCTGAGGCATGCTCAAAGATTGAAATCGGGAATAACGTTGTTATTCGTCCTGGAACTTTTCTGTTTGCAGACCCAACTGAAGGAGGCGGTGGTATTCTCATTGAAGAGAAGGTATTAATTGGTTCAGGTGTTCATTTTTATACCAATAATCATGCATTCTCAGATGTGACTAAACCAATATTTGATCAAGACTATCCAGAGCCAAAATTGGCAAACTCAATTATTCTCAGGTGTGGATGTTGGATAGGTGCCTGTGCAATCATTCTTCCAGGTGTTGAAATCGGGGAGAACGCGGTCGTGGGCGCTGGTAGTGTTGTGACAAAATCAGTTCCCGCTCGCACTGTTGTTGCGGGAAACCCTGCCAAGTTTATTAGGCATGTTTCATGAATTTTGAGCTTGATTTTTCGGATCGGAGCTTAAGTGCTATCTGAGTTGTTTAGTACTTGGCAATGGAGTTCTATTTTTACGTGACAGCGATTAAATCAAGATTCCTCGTATCGGTTATTGCGAATGTACTTCGTGCAGGGATCACTTTTGCTTGCGGAATACTGATTGCTCGAGGATTAAATCCGGTTGGATATGGCGAACTGACATTTTTACTTGGCAGCTTTGTGGCGATTCGCGCGCTAGTGGATATGGGGAGTTCCAGCGCTTTTTACACATTCATATCTAGACGCACGCGCGGAGATAGGTTTTACTTTTTCTATTTCTTGTGGCTGCTACTGCAATTCGCAATCACATTGGCGCTTGTATCGCTGCTCATTCCTTCGGGTTTATTTGAGAAAATCTGGTTGGGGCAGCTCCGTGAAACGGTCGCTTTGGCTTTTGTTGCCGTTTTTATGCAACAGCAAATGTGGCAAATGGTGGGGCAAATCGGTGAGTCGGCCCGGAAGACCATCAAGGTGCAACTGCTCAACATCGCCGTGGCAATAACTTATCTGGTGATAAGTTATTTGTTGTTCTGGCTCGGAGACATGAGTGTTCAGGGCATCCTATGGATAATGATTGGTCTCTACGGTACTGCGGCGATATTAAGTTATCTCTTGCTGAGAGAGCGAAATGCCGAGCCTGTCGAGCCAGAAGGGACGTACCGACAGATGCTGGGTGAATACTGGGCATATTGCAAGCCGATGATATGGCTTGCCGTGGCCGGATTTTTTTATGCGTTTGCCGACAAATGGATGTTGCAAAAATTTGGTGGCGCAGCTCAGCAAGGCTATTTTCAGATCGCATCGCAATTCGCCCAGATCAGCCTCCTTGCTACGGTATCCATATTGAATATTTTTTGGAAAGAGATCGCTGAGGCGCGCGCAAGAGGTGAACACGGTCGCGTTGCCATTCTATACACAAAAATAAATCGCGGCTTGGTGATATTGAGTGCTGTTATAGCCGGGTTGCTGCTGCCTTGGGCAAAGCAGATTGTGGCAATCCTGCTAGGCCCGACCTACGTGAAGGCGTGGCCGATTCTGGCAATCATGTTCCTATATCCTATCCATCAGTCGATGGGGCAAATAGGCGGCACCATGTTTATGGCCGGGGGAGATACACGAAAATATGTGGTGTTGAGTATCGGTTTAATGTTGTTCACTCTGCCGGTATCGTACTTGGCTTTAGCTCCATCATCCGGAATGTTGATTCCCGGATTAGGTTTGGGGGCAATTGGCATGGCAGGCTACATGGTGCTGACAAGCATCGTAGCGGTCAATATACAGGCATGGGTCTTGGCCCGTCACAATGCATGGCAATTCGACTGGCAATATCAAGCAGTCGGAATTCCGTTGATGATCGCTCTGGGGTATGCAATCAAGCTATTGGTGGGTTTGGTTTGGGAGCTCGATGGTGTGGGCTGGGTTGAGCTACTGATCCCGGTGGTGGTTGCCTGTGTTGTTTATGCAGGATCGGTAGTTCTGGTGGTCAAGTCGCTGCCTTGGTTGATCGGAATGAGCAAAGAGGAATTTAACAGGATGTTTTTACAATTGCGCAAGGAATTCAGGCATGTCGGCGCTTGATGCAGGAAAGACCTATCGCGACATTCTGATCTTGGAAGACAGAAATCGGTGGGAAAGCTGCAAGTCCCAATTCGATGCGCAAAGAGATGTGGTGCTTACCTATGATCTGGGACTTAGGCGGGAAGTGGAGCAATT is a window of Rhodoferax lithotrophicus DNA encoding:
- a CDS encoding cytidylyltransferase domain-containing protein; the protein is MKAIAFIFARGGSKGLPGKNIRPLAGKPLIAWSIEQALAVKRIERVIVSTDSEEIAQVAREFGAEVPFIRPAELAQDNSPEWLAWRHAINYLQEKNGVLPTAMVSVPATAPLRLPIDIENCLDAYEKGDADIVITVSEANRSPYFNMVKTNEDGTVSLVIPPQTAITRRQDVPVVYDMATVAYVARPEFVLTHHAVFEGRVKAVIVPKDRAVDIDTLLDFQMAECLLSFKGTSC
- a CDS encoding acyltransferase, translating into MRKLCVQKFKYFGEGSEFRPGSYAEACSKIEIGNNVVIRPGTFLFADPTEGGGGILIEEKVLIGSGVHFYTNNHAFSDVTKPIFDQDYPEPKLANSIILRCGCWIGACAIILPGVEIGENAVVGAGSVVTKSVPARTVVAGNPAKFIRHVS
- a CDS encoding lipopolysaccharide biosynthesis protein, whose protein sequence is MTAIKSRFLVSVIANVLRAGITFACGILIARGLNPVGYGELTFLLGSFVAIRALVDMGSSSAFYTFISRRTRGDRFYFFYFLWLLLQFAITLALVSLLIPSGLFEKIWLGQLRETVALAFVAVFMQQQMWQMVGQIGESARKTIKVQLLNIAVAITYLVISYLLFWLGDMSVQGILWIMIGLYGTAAILSYLLLRERNAEPVEPEGTYRQMLGEYWAYCKPMIWLAVAGFFYAFADKWMLQKFGGAAQQGYFQIASQFAQISLLATVSILNIFWKEIAEARARGEHGRVAILYTKINRGLVILSAVIAGLLLPWAKQIVAILLGPTYVKAWPILAIMFLYPIHQSMGQIGGTMFMAGGDTRKYVVLSIGLMLFTLPVSYLALAPSSGMLIPGLGLGAIGMAGYMVLTSIVAVNIQAWVLARHNAWQFDWQYQAVGIPLMIALGYAIKLLVGLVWELDGVGWVELLIPVVVACVVYAGSVVLVVKSLPWLIGMSKEEFNRMFLQLRKEFRHVGA